One region of Wyeomyia smithii strain HCP4-BCI-WySm-NY-G18 chromosome 3, ASM2978416v1, whole genome shotgun sequence genomic DNA includes:
- the LOC129726945 gene encoding uncharacterized protein LOC129726945 has product MASSNTGGVRPMTITGRMVRERERLTNMTPEERAWRAQWLKDQILSHNEPRYVPEYWKERRNPIRRFYRAPLDMVKKVLTPVVGPNWAQSIRFWSGKIALSAFAVYAGAYYFKYNQNDWTRKGGWRVIHSRTAVVPGDEGYPNFPQRSGPADYAARGFKQSPI; this is encoded by the exons ATGGCGTCATCGAACACCGGCGGCGTAAGGCCCATGACCATCACGGGCCGTATGGTCCGTGAACGGGAGCGTCTGACAAATATGACCCCGGAAGAGCGCGCCTGGAGAGCCCAGTGGCTGAAAGATCAAATATTATCCCATAACGAACCACGTTATGTTCCCGAATATTGGAAAGAACGCCGGAACCCGATTCGTCGTTTCTATCGCGCTCCATTGGACATGGTTAAGAAAGTGTTAACGCCAGTCGTG GGTCCAAACTGGGCACAATCAATCCGCTTTTGGTCTGGCAAAATCGCATTGTCAGCGTTTGCGGTGTACGCGGGAGCCTACTACTTCAAATACAATCAAAAC GATTGGACCCGAAAAGGTGGTTGGCGAGTGATTCACTCTAGAACGGCTGTAGTCCCAGGAGATGAAGGCTATCCTAATTTTCCGCAACGCTCCGGTCCAGCTGATTATGCTGCCCGCGGTTTCAAGCAGTCTCCAATTTAA
- the LOC129726933 gene encoding zinc finger protein swm: MHINNPDALKAWLTEVLEPLCDADPAALARYVLALLKKDKPEKDLRDCMKEQLDVFLGQETEPFLERLFRSIKSEEYIKIAQAKETAAAAATATATAQLQQQQAAVNQSQQTPVTTEDAKVRIKREFTPPLHENYISSSNNISNNNNNNSKASKDVPAGSVPSGEKLRETVNNAPQDNSSELSSSASSGAISISAPTTSLISPPTISTSKTQVKSSSSKDDHSKESRNRGRRISNRSRSRSRSRSRSFERSRESRRSRSRDRIPARDMARESARESAREKSNRQYRNKSPIGRSGGSSGGDSFRRYERKSHAYENRRGGAGGGGGSGSGSGSGARVINRSQSGSRSPSPVAERRKIARSESPAPAAASIVVPPVTTLEPAVDATLLSAKRQRCRDFDEKGYCMRGETCPWDHGVDPVVLEDINNPALITIQSAAQMRTGPIHPEYSPDAPELWNRPPVFPTGRPSIAQRLGNIAGVGVGGGFGPRGAISGNFRGVAPGGFPTGFPGNPIGATPLQRELISVPVVDANKGGDVSAQQPKRRFEPEDAVAIADGHVKRKVPLNNRLGPRVAGGHQMIGTGVGAVNPQQNCSLELRKIPRGLNAIAHLNNHFSKFGKIVNIQISYDGDPEAAIVTFSTHAEANVAYRSTEAVLNNRFIKVFWHSPGIGAEQPAITPAAKTEHSLRRSYPNQYSINNLTNPITSSNSVSAAGTTPTITTSIAAKETPSVGSEGETSAGSSVTVTPSVATNAFTSTATKLINTVTTPLVSIGNAHQIRLKNSKINRATNELLKKKQELTQSLQKRKNDLMQGYLKELRSLVAMVEKSDVNDPSRGKLLISIKELEARIDVLKKEIASEQNQMVAQMLPKRKTKEQQKKDMLDAELDMIAQEQRTNRTPGSGPTPSPMVVNNKPQVFNPQSIRSVRPNNNRLAPIGSTSVDRRPTTLAITGFALEDADALLGHFKHFGEITKHQLDNTVPSLLISYSIRQNAEKALVRGKLFRDITLQIGWAVANNAVSAVTVGTGAGAGEDGKTKSTIGTTAIVQDKTAGGLDDCEKIDGGTGGSTGAGAGVDASSVASLDNLTETGSMEETSEVRLVEEEEEEEDMESEDRSWRR, from the exons ATGCACATCAATAATCCGGACGCGCTGAAAGCCTGGCTAACCGAGGTTCTGGAGCCGCTGTGTGATGCGGATCCAGCGGCGTTGGCTAGGTACGTGCTTGCTTTACTGAAGAAGGATAAACCGGAGAAGGATTTACGCGATTGCATGAAGGAGCAGCTCGATGTATTTCTAGGACAGGAAACAGAACCATTTCTAGAGCGATTGTTTCGATCAATCAAAAGTGAAGAGTACATCAAAATAGCACAGGCTAAAGAGACGGCAGCAGCAGCTGCTACGGCAACAGCAACCGCACAGTTGCAACAGCAGCAGGCGGCAGTCAATCAGTCACAACAAACCCCAGTAACAACGGAAGATGCCAAAGTACGCATTAAACGAGAGTTTACTCCGCCCTTACATGAAAACtacatcagcagcagcaacaacatcagtaacaacaataacaacaattcTAAGGCCTCCAAAGACGTACCAGCAGGAAGTGTTCCTTCCGGAGAGAAGCTACGAGAAACTGTTAACAATGCGCCCCAGGACAACAGCAGTGAATTGTCCAGTAGTGCCAGCAGCGGAGCGATCTCTATTTCTGCCCCAACCACCAGTTTAATTTCCCCGCCAACGATTAGCACAAGCAAGACGCAAGTTAAAAGTTCTAGCAGCAAAGATGATCAC AGCAAGGAGAGCAGAAACCGAGGTCGCCGAATATCCAACCGATCCCGCTCCCGGTCCCGATCTCGGTCCCGTTCGTTCGAGAGGTCTCGCGAATCTAGACGTTCTCGTTCTAGAGATCGAATTCCTGCGCGGGATATGGCACGAGAATCCGCCCGGGAGTCCGCTCGAGAGAAATCAAATCGGCAGTATCGCAATAAATCGCCAATCGGTCGAAGCGGTGGCAGCAGTGGTGGGGATTCGTTCCGACGCTATGAACGTAAGAGTCATGCCTACGAAAATCGTCGCGGCGGTGCAGGAGGTGGAGGAGGTAGTGGCAGTGGTAGCGGTAGCGGTGCCAGGGTTATTAATAGAAGCCAATCAGGCAGTCGGTCGCCGTCGCCAGTCGCTGAGCGCCGAAAGATTGCACGTTCCGAATCGCCCGCCCCGGCCGCAGCCTCGATCGTTGTACCACCTGTTACTACTCTGGAGCCAGCAGTTGATGCAACATTGCTTTCTGCGAAACGGCAGCGTTGTCGAGATTTCGACGAAAAAGGATACTGTATGCGCGGTGAAACATGTCCCTGGGATCATGGAGTGGATCCAGTTGTTTTGGAAGATATCAACAATCCAGCGTTGATTACGATTCAGTCAGCAGCGCAAATGCGTACTGGACCTATACATCCCGAGTATAGTCCGGATGCTCCAGAATTATGGAACAGACCGCCGGTGTTTCCAACAGGGCGCCCGTCGATCGCACAACGTTTAGGTAACATTGCTGGTGTTGGTGTCGGTGGTGGTTTTGGTCCACGAGGTGCAATCAGTGGGAACTTTAGGGGCGTCGCACCCGGAGGATTCCCTACTGGATTTCCTGGCAACCCAATTGGCGCAACACCTCTACAGAGAGAGCTTATCTCAGTGCCAGTAGTGGATGCCAACAAGGGTGGTGATGTGTCGGCACAGCAACCAAAGCGACGATTTGAACCTGAAGATGCTGTAGCCATAGCTGACGGGCATGTAAAACGCAAAGTTCCGTTGAACAATCGCCTTGGACCGAGAGTTGCTGGAGGCCATCAAATGATTGGGACAGGAGTAGGAGCCGTAAATCCACAGCAAAACTGCTCCCTTGAACTGCGTAAAATACCACGAGGCCTAAATGCAATTGCTCACCTAAACAATCACTTCAGTAAGTTTGGAAAAATTGTCAATATCCAAATCAGCTACGATGGTGATCCAGAAGCTGCGATTGTAACATTTTCTACACACGCTGAGGCTAATGTAGCTTACCGTAGCACCGAAGCAGTTCTgaacaaccgatttataaaaGTATTTTGGCACAGTCCCGGCATTGGAGCTGAGCAACCAGCAATTACGCCGGCAGCCAAAACAGAGCATTCTTTGCGCCGGTCCTATCCAAACCAGTATAGTATAAACAATTTAACAAACCCGATAACGAGCAGCAATAGCGTATCAGCAGCGGGAACAACTCCAACAATTACTACTTCAATTGCTGCTAAGGAAACACCAAGTGTAGGTAGTGAAGGAGAAACTAGTGCTGGTTCGTCCGTCACAGTTACACCATCTGTCGccacaaatgctttcaccagcACCGCTACCAAGCTAATCAATACAGTAACAACTCCATTGGTTTCAATTGGCAACGCGCATCAGATCCGGCTGAAAAACTCCAAGATAAATCGAGCCACGAATGAGcttttgaagaaaaaacaaGAACTCACCCAGAGCTTGCAGAAACGAAAAAACGACTTGATGCAAGGCTATTTAAAGGAACTGCGTTCGCTTGTCGCTATGGTTGAAAAGAGTGACGTTAATGATCCCAGCCGTGGAAAACTGTTGATATCAATCAAAGAATTGGAAGCCAGAATTGACGTTCTGAAGAAAGAAATTGCCTCTGAGCAGAATCAAATGGTTGCTCAAATGTTGCCAAAGCGTAAAACTAAGGAACAGCAGAAAAAAGATATGCTAGATGCTGAGCTTGACATGATCGCACAGGAGCAGCGCACCAACCGAACCCCTGGCTCTGGACCGACGCCCTCTCCAATGGTCGTTAACAACAAACCGCAAGTGTTTAATCCGCAGTCAATTCGCTCTGTACGTCCCAACAACAACCGGCTTGCCCCAATCGGTTCAACCAGCGTTGATAGACGACCAACGACGCTTGCCATCACAGGCTTTGCCCTGGAAGACGCTGATGCTTTGCTGGgacatttcaaacattttggTGAAATTACTAAGCATCAGTTGGACAACACTGTACCATCTCTGTTGATTAGTTATTCCATACGACAGAACGCCGAAAAAGCACTAGTTCGTGGCAAACTGTTTCGAGACATCACTTTGCAAATAGGTTGGGCTGTGGCTAACAATGCAGTATCTGCTGTGACTGTTGGAACCGGTGCTGGAGCAGGTGAAGATGGAAAAACTAAATCAACAATTGGAACAACTGCGATCGTTCAGGACAAAACCGCCGGAGGCTTGGATGATTGTGAGAAAATTGACGGTGGAACAGGAGGTTCTACAGGAGCTGGTGCTGGAGTGGACGCCAGTTCCGTGGCATCTCTGGACAACTTGACGGAAACGGGTTCGATGGAAGAAACCTCCGAGGTGCGACTCGTTGAAGAAGAAGAAGAGGAAGAAGATATGGAGTCTGAGGATCGTTCATGGCGCCGTTGA